From the Melospiza georgiana isolate bMelGeo1 chromosome 4, bMelGeo1.pri, whole genome shotgun sequence genome, the window AGATGGCTTCTGTCAATAGATTTACAGAATtttcagtggggtttttttgtttgtttgggattttttggaggAAGCTTGATTAACTAATTTCATGTGCAGCAGGGAGCCATAATCCACTGTATTTTACAGACTGGGAAATTCTAATTTGAGCAATTCAGAGTACAGTCATGACAGAACTCAACCTAGAACTGGTTTCTTTAATCTGTCTGTTTTTACTGAGCTCTGGATTCCTGCAGCATCCTGCACACTCTTCAATATGATCACTGATTTCAAACCCAGGGAGAATATCGCTGCTTTATCGATGTCCAAAAATCAATGTATAGTTGTTAACTGAGCTCATGTAGGATTTCTCATCAATGGTCGTAGCCAGCCCCACCCGTTCTGAGTCTGTTCAGTGCCCAAGAATTATTCAAATGCTAGCccttcacaaaaatatttttcacctACGTTCCACCTCCAAAAGGAAATGTAAATTGTGAAAGGGAGAATAAACAGAAACAGAACTATGTAAGTTTAGAACTGAGTCAAATTTCATTGGTTCCTTTTTTCTAATGCCTATTGCGAATAAGAATTGACTTTTGAATAGGAATTAAAATATCATCAACATGAATCATAGGCCCTGAAAGCTTAACTTAATAATATGAAGAAAATACTATTAATCTTTACAAAAAAGATACTGATCTGAGTTTGAGAAAGAGCCCTAAACTTCTTGGAAATTCTGCCAAAGGATTAACTTCTTTCAGCAGTGGAAAGACATCTGCATTTTCTAGATAAATACTTTATAATCAACTTGATATATTATAATATCAGTTTAATTTTCATGTGGTCACTAATGCATAACCTTGGTCTTGTAtgtgtggttttgattttgaattttctttttgtttgcttgggattttttgtgcttttgtaTTGGGACACACAAGACAGATGATGGACTTTGGACCTGGTTAGCATAAGAGGTTTGATCACAGGAAGTCTTGGCAAGAACAAACAGCTTTGAAGACTGCAAGGAGATTAAATCAGACTGACtgaccagaaaaagaaaattacatcaaCCTCTGCAAGCAAGAGATGTTGTAATATGTATAGGTTCATGTGATGATTAACCCAACCATTGTCGTAAAACATTACTAATCTTCATAAAATACTATATAAGCATTTGTACTCCACAAAAAATTTGTATTCTCTGATCATCTCAAAATCTTCCCCATATCTCCAATTCCAATACTTttgggaggaagggaggaattggggaggaaagagaagaaagaatgaGGCAGATGAATGGAACATGGAATGATGGCATGAGGAAGTGTCAGTGAAGCAGTATACGCCACATATTTGTAAGAATTTCCTTAAGCAGCATTTTAACACCAAGGAGTAAAAATTAATCTCCAAGCTAGCTCAAACTCATCATTCCAGTTGCCTCCAACTCCAGGATCACCCAGACAGAAAGGAATCTGAAGGAATTGTGTCAGCTTAAGGAGCTTCTTGACACATTTGCATTTATATCACACACACCTGCTCAGGACAGCCTGACAGAGGGGCTGTGAAAGGACTGGAAACCCACCCAAAACTCCCACTGTAGGTACAGCAGCCACACAAGCAGGTCAAAACTGCAGGAGAAACATGCAACCAAAACAGCAAATAAAGACTTGCTACCTCCCCGCAAAAGTGAGGGAACACATTGGAAAATTTCGTTTTTCAAGAACACTGAGCCTGAGTCTCAGTGCTGGTAACTGCTATTACATCACGAGGAAAGCAGGACTCACACAAGATGGTTCAGCCAGTAAAAAGGTTCCAAGATAGCAGCAAGCATTCACACAAGTTTCTTAATGAGTCTTGACCAAGTCAATTCTCATTATTTGAGGAGATCAGAGGCTACAGCAAGGTATATTCTTAGGCAATTAGAGCTACTTTTCAAGGCTGCTCAGCTGGCAAAGCAACAGCCAGGAAAAAGCACACCTAGGTCGACGGTGCTAAACACGCGGCAGAGCCTATTTCAAGAGCTGTGTTTAAAATCTGTGTACCCACCTGCATGACGCACGTCCTGTAGAGAATCTGGAAGGTGAACAAGGGGAAGAGCCTGGCCAGTGACTTTGTGCCCTCCACCTGGGTCTCGCTGTAGTGCCCACCGTGGTGCTCCTTGGCGTGGTCCAGCCAGCTGGGCACGGCCGTGCCGAGGTAGCGCTGGCGCACGCAGCGCGTCTTCAGGGCACTGAAAATCACCCCAAAGGCcgtcagcagggagctgcctgcGAGCAGTCAGAGAAGTTAGACACCTCTGAGCATTGATATGCTTTCACCTGCTGTCAAGGTAAACATCAGCCGAGACAAAACACTTTGGGAGGGAAAGCACTGGTATATTCAACTTCATGTCTTTTTAGGGAGGGGGAAAGGTAATAAATctggatttgttttaaaaaatcctcttttgAACCCAGCTGGTTCACAACTCAATTGTTACAGAAGCAATCCTGTCCAacagccacagagaagagctCCTTTCATTACCAGTTATTTAACACAACACCACATGTGTCTCTGGTTGAGCAtgtaaaaaacaaaggaaactcATACTTTCATTTCTATTGAATGCCTGCCGAAGTCTGGTAGCAAGGGAAGGGcagtgagaaggaaaaagagtttaaaaaacaGTTGAAGACTTGAGAGAATTTTCATGGATGAATTTCAAGGCCAGAATAATCATCTCAGGTCTTCCAAGTAGCATGCAGGACAAAAGAGGAGTTTCCAGACTAGTACTTGACATATTAAAACTTATTGACTGGTTAGTGGGTTCAGGAATTGCCAGCTTGTTTCTCAGACGAAATAAAAAGTAGAATGAGCACAAAACTGTTAGCTACAGGCTTGGAAATGTAGGTTCATTTACCTTTGGCAAATTGCCATCCATACAAATAGAGGTTGTGGCACTTTTATGTTTTGCTGAGTGCTAAAGCACTACAATAATTTGAGTGtctataaataaatactttccaaaaccccaaatgaaCTAAGATTGCAGAATGAAAATGTCTCCCTACTATCTCTAAtgtggaaattattttctagaaATATCCATTGGCACCTATTGGAAGTACTTGCTTTAAATAACTAAGTAAGGGCATTTTATAAGATAAGCTAATATTTAAAACTCCCTGACAGTGTGGAATTAACTTGAAGAATGTTgtcattataaaataaaatctgaaatagCAAATCAAAACCTGAAAACAGAGTTGGTAGAGTTTTTATGGTTCTTCAGGACTGTGTTTGGCAACTATTCTCACCACTCATTGCAAGTGATGTTTAAGTTTCAGACTTAGATTATTTTAAGAGCAAATCTGAggactaaaagaaaaaaaagtgcagaATTCCAGAGTGAATTGACTAAGAAGCTAACCATAAAATAAGTGGGACTTGGGGCTCTTCTCAAAGCAGAGTTAGTTTCAGAAGTAAATAAAAGATAACAGGAAATTTGGTACTAGCTCAATTCATTGGCAGAGCTTGTAATGAGATTTAAGTTAGAGAAACGTTGTTTTGCTTTGCACTGTAGATtggacacacacaaaaaaggaaTAAGAAGCAGTGATGGGGTGCTACTGCTCTGCAAGGGTTTGAACCCAGTCAGGTTTGAAACCAGAAGATGCACTGAGTGCCCCATGATGAGCCCAGCAGAGTCAgtaaagcagcagctcagctgtgtcctggctcaTCTGACCTGGTCTTCAAGATTGTCATGGTCATCTCCTTTCCTTTGGAAtgtgaggggctgggcagaTAAAAGGTTGAACAAAACATGACAAGATCAATTCCACCAGCAGCAGGCATGTTACATCTCTTCCTGCACAGGCAAAGGTACATGCCCTGACATGACAGAAAACAACCATGAGTTTACCAGAGACTGCTTCCCACTATTACAGCCTACCCTGAATCTCCAGAGGATGAACAGAATTTCTCACAGGCAGATTTTGGAGGGCTAAGCCCCAAGGATCTACCACCAAACAGGGCAGAGTTACAGAATTAATAGTTTAGAGATGCAAAtcaatattttctgtgaaagcaATCTCTGAAGATGCTTCCTGAGACAGAGCTGCCTCTTACCTGCTTTGGGTTTGTAAATCATTTCACCCCGAACCATGTGAATTGTGATCATAGCCATAAGCCCAGACACAAATGGGATAAGAAAGCCAAGGTTCCTGGCCACGGACTGCTGGATGTAAGAAATGCTGACAAAGACCACTGCTGAATTCAAGTTAACCAGCCAGTGGAACCTGGAGCACACAgacaagagagagaaaagtggAGAGGCTGAATAATATAAAAGCTTTTACAGAAGATTAAAACATCCAATTAAAGGCATGGTTAAGTATAGTAATCATGGACAGCATCAGTACCATGCACACATTAGCACAGCaattaaaacagattttcaCTCAAATGTCTCAGCTCCAAGAGGTATATGATTAAAGTAAGGGTACTAAGGCAGCGGAGCTGAACAAATTATCAGTCTGGTACTGGAAATATTCTTGTGGGTGACATTAATTAAATACATCAACATTTACCATTTACACATTTAATATCTGGTAACAAGTTCTGTGTATGAAATATCATCCAATCCTGTGCTTCAAGATTAAGAGAGAAATGTCTTAATGCCACCACCCTTTGGTTAAGAAatattaaatgttaaaaaatgcaagaaatattaaaatttgaTTTATCAGTTATTAGTTGCAAGGCTCAGCTTGAATTTTTGTTGGCTTCTGGAATATCTTGATAAGGAGTTTCCCCTCCATAATTTTCTCTGAGACTGTAATTTGTAGTAGAGGTGCTTCCCAAGTAAGTACTGAGCCCCTCCTAATCACAGAAGGCATCCAAAGGATAAATCACACATTCCTGGAGGCAGATGGCAGTAGTGGCAGGCCTATTGCAGTTTGGAACCCCTGAAAAGAGCACAATTATTGAGCAGTACTGTCCCAGTGTGTCCAAGATTACAGTCTGGAAGCAACTGCAAGAAGATATTCCTCTGCCTTTGCTGGAACTACAGCAAAATGGTTTCATTTTAAAGGTGAAATACACAATTATAACGCTTAATACATATTACTGGAAGAAGAAAAGCTCATTTTCTTGTTCAGTGCCACTTCTGCATCATGCATGCTGTTTGAACTTGAGTGTTTGGGCTAATGAATCTGGAATTATCTTCTCAGTGACAAAAGATTTGGAATTATGCTACTCGATGATGATACAGTTGGAGGGATTTCATACATAAAAATATTGACCCATCCAACTAAAGCTTTTAGAAAATATAATTACATGACTCATTTGGCCAGAACTTGTGTACAAGTTTTGAATCAATTCTTAACTGACAATTATTAAGTCAGAAGCTTCAGTGGCTGTTTTCCAAACTTTTTAGAGTTGTGCCTGAGCTACCCAAGGTCCTGACATCTTTCACGACTCTACGAGTGTTTGGCTGGAAATAGGAGCTTCCAAAGAAAATCctgaagagcaggaaaaacagGAGAGCACTTTCATTTTCACTGCTGTATAGCAACATACTTTATGACAGAAATGCAGATATAAACTTAAATGCTACAAGCCCATTAAACATTTCACAGAAATGCATTTGTGGTGAAAAACTAAAGAAGTAACATCCAGGTGGTTCTTATTGAAAATTATTGTTCATGTTTATACTGCTTGGCAGGAGGAGGTCAGTTTTCTCAGTACCACTATGGAGCTCTCTGCAAAAACaaagtgaggggaaaaaatcccaaagaagtaggaaaagttattaaaaagtcaaagtaaaataaattgaGAAAATGACAGAAATTGATCTGCAATATGTGGAAACAAAACAGAGAGAGTGAGGGTGGAAAACACCATTTGTCTCACAGTCTCTGCAGTTTTTTACAAGTCTGTAAGACAAGATACAGCTCTGCCCATTCTCTCTGTACCCTTTGCTCTCATTCTCTGCCCCCACAGACAGAACGTATTTATCCTCCTGCAAAACAGAACCAGTCCATAACCTTAACCCTGGAAATGCAGAAGGACCTAGAAAAATTTAATCCAACAGAATTCAAGTTGCTTCTTCACTTAGGATTGATATATTCTACTTACTTATAAGATCAGAGCCACAGTACATACTGCAGCTTGGAACCATGCTGTAAGATGTGCCAAGCAATCTTCTTGAAGGATTGAATTAGAAAACAAGTAAATACCAGGACTTTTAACCCAATCTTTAATTCAATAATTCTGATTGTTTAAACAGAACTTTGATAAGACCAGACTCAAACTCATCAAGAGTATGCCATcctattttatataatttttaatttaaatctcATTACAAACACCCACCAAGAGAGGACAGGCTACCAAGAAAAAGTGATTACATTCTGAGGGTTTTAATTAGATTAAAAATGCTCAGAATGTACCTCccatttttctaaattttgagATTGCGTTCCATAGCCCCTCCTCGGGTGCCAgtacaaaaattaaatttttttgaaaCGCACTTGTGTCTTTCTTGATATTTCCAAAGTTCCAAGAACTGACCCATTTGGATTCCCCCAAGGAACTTTTTATTCATATTATATCTCCTTTGTAATCAACACTGAGAAATGTCACTTTGATTAAACACAATTCTGAATGGCTAAGACCACAGTACAATAAACTCTCCAGAGCTATCCTTCAGAACAACTGATTGCTCTCCAGTCTTAATCCCCCAGAGTCTTATTTAATCAAAATGATGTTGCTAATTAAGGATTAAAACTCAGAATAAAGTaaaaaggaaggattttttgtttcctcttctcTGCTATGGGCAGGTCAAGGAGGCAGAATCTGCTCTAAGGAACTAAAAAGTCTCATCCACCTTTGGTAAAGTTACTTTATTCACTGAAGTTTGGATTTAATTCAAAACTCCTTGATATTAACAtaattgaaggaaaaaagaatagCCAGGAAAGCCATCCCCAAAGGAGGAGAGACCTGATTCACCAAGATCTTCATTGATTCTTCAGCATTGTATTGTTAATATGTAAATGttctcagtttttattttaataaccaTGCatgtaaaggagaaaaaaaagggcagTTTAGGGCTTTCTTTCACCCTGCCTTGAAGGAGAAATATGGGGAGCCCCACTGCATGGTTTAACCAGAAAATATAGCACACTCTATAGGACAACAGAAGGGGAAAATAAGGGCAAACAAACTATCGAAAATTACCTCCCTGATGCatggagaaagaaataattaatacaaaaaaaaaaaataaaaatccaaaccctGATTTTAAGAACCATTTTAGGAGCAATTACTGCtatgaatgggaaaaaaaaatcaaccaaaataCAAATGCCAAGTGGTTTATCAGATGCCAGAACttggcagcagcaaagctgaaataatACAGCAGATCCCTACAACTGAGTTTAGCATGAGACAACTCACAACCCTGACTTCCAGCAAACCAGTAGTCTACTGCTGAAAAACCTGATGTAAATCTCAATCTATCATTGAATTCTGACACTCTTAGGGAGCGAcagaaaaatatcttaaaaGCATAGCCATATTAAAGGCAGAAAACtaaatggaatattttcttccaacaGCAAAAAGATTAGCCAGTCTTTTGAATCTTTGGGCAATTTTTTTAATCCTAAAAACTCTGACTGAGCACTTCTGTAGGTGTCCAAAATAGATTATCAATTATGAGCAAAAGGAAGAAGCCAGGAAGAGTTTTAACTCTTGGAATCTCTTCCAAAATCTCAAAGTTCTGCCATTAGAAACAAAACATGAAACCCACCATCCCCACAGAACCTTTGAATTTCAAGGCAATGCTCTACCACTCCAGACAGATATTGAGCCAACACTAAATTACCAACCAgttgaaaaatgaaagcagctcCTTTGGGCCACAGTCCTCCAGGCTGTAGGCACTCAGAGGACACACAATGGCTCTTATTCCTCCTAttcccaggctggctgtgagGAGTGCAAAGTAGAACACGATTTTCTGCTCCCTTTtgggcagggtgaggaggaCGTGTCGTCGGTCGATGTGAACGTCTTCGAAGGGGAATGACACCACAGGCAACAGTGCTGTGCCTGGAATGGAAAGGAAATGGTCATTGGAAGGGAATTGGAACCAGATTAAtaagatttgtatttttttagaGCAGATATGTTCTATGCAGGTATGAAAGGAGAGATTGAAAATCAAAGATAAACAAGAGAAAAGTGTAGAGGCAAATTCTGTAGAGAGGTAGAAAATTTTGGTTGTTATGTAAAGCCATACCACTCTGGACCTTTGAGAAACCAAACCTCCTCTGAAGTGCTTGCAAGGACTCAGGTTCTTCTATCTACTGAACCACcaattaataaaaaaaccccacaaaaaaacccacagtggagtgtagatttttttttttcttctaaaaccCCAGAATTGTAATAGGAATCataatttaagaaataaattctcAAAAATTTTGTGggaaaaattcttctttctgtaGCAACTTCATAGAAAAGATGATATTCAGAAAATTTAGCTATAGAAGCACTGCCACAAATTGCATTTGCCTCTTCTAGTCTGCAAAGCAAGTCTTTCATATTTAGTCAGCTGTAAATTTTTCAAGTTTTAATGGACTTAAAGCTTAAAATATATTGGTGTTTCAACACCACCAGTATTAGCCACTCCTATGACTGTGCATTAAACTTTATCAGGAATGTTTAATGATTTATCTCCAAAGGAAGAAATGCTCTAGTTAAAACAATACACAAATCCATCAAATTGTGTTTGTGTCTCCAATCTTCTACTTTaagaaaagcactgaaaagaAAAGTGGCAGAAAGATTTAAACCAGAACACCAAAGGAGAAACAGTGGAACACAACAGCAAACATTTTTCCAGACTGCTTGAAAAATGGTTTTGCAATCAGCTCAAGAACATTTCAGGAATGTtcagattttttggggtttttttgtttctttgttgcATGTCTAAAAACCAATATGGCTGGGTACTGTAGAAATCAGACTTGCTCAACAACTGGTGCAAGCAAGAAGCATTTCTATCAACTTGGTTTAATTTGACAGGTTGTGCTGGGAGGTGCCCTACAGTGGTAGGCCAAAACAGTGCATGGGAGATGCCCTAGCTGCTACAGAACAGGTGGATTTTGTTTGAGAAGTGCCTTTTCTGTAAAAAGCACTCAAAATAATACTCAGGGAAGGTTCAGAACATGCCAACAGCAGGCAGGCCCCTCAGTGCAGGTATTAGGATACTTAAGGCAAAGTTTGTTTATAGTGGTGTATTCTTAAATACATTTCCTCTTGTCCAAATACAAAAGTCCTTTGCACCTTTACATATTATCTTACTCCTAACAGCAGGAAAGCAGTTAGGAGTTAGAATTTTCTCTCTGACTGAAGCCTGGCACTTGTTCCAAACACTGATAACCTTAGGGACCAACTTTAAGAGTTGAGCATccttgctgccagcagctgagccgTTTCAGAGCAGCCAAATTGTGCACCAGCTACACAGGATGCACACACAAACTCTGCTTTGTCTCACCGAAAGCTGCAAAGGTGAAAACACTGCAGTGCATTTtgcagaggaggagctgagTAACCAGCTCTTAGAGGAGATGCCCAACACCATGCTCAAGAGCACATTCCTacaagagaagcagcagaacaCGGCGCAGTCACCCACCTAGGAAGTGCAGGAGCATGCAGATGCACACCAGCTTGGTCCTCCCCACCAGGTACTCTGCCAGCCAGCCCACCAGCACTGGGGTGAGCGTGGAGGTGCCCACGAAGCACATGTTGACCATGGCAGCCTGGTGGCTGGGGtagcccagcctggcagtgcagaAGAGGATCATGTTGCAGACGATGCCAAAGAAGGTGAACCTCTCGCACAGCTCCACCAGCAGCACGCACACGGCCTCGTGCAGCTTCTTCTCCCCTTcaggctccttcccagctcGTTGCTCCATGTCGGCCATGTGGTTCACAAACCCCTTCTcctgtgtgtctgcagcaggcATGCcggtcttttttatttttattttttttttaaatttttttttagtagatCAGCTTGAGTTACAGGTACACCTCTGTGCTCCTCCACTGTCATTAGCAGACTGGTACGAGTCTCGCTTTGAATTCCACACTCTGCTACTACAATTTCTTAGGGCACCTGCCACTTTTGAGATATTACACATAGGatcaaagaaaattaaaaaaaaaaacaaccaacaaacaaacaaaaaaatcaaagaactACATGAGCACCTCAGCTTCTGAACACAGCAACACTAGGAATTTAAGTAGTTTAATTATTTCACTTGGGGTGAAAGAGATTCTTTTCCCCCCAGAATTATATTACCTATTAAATAATGTGAATCCAATACTGTATGCTAAACTCAATCTGTATTTTAAAGATAAAGGTTTAAACACACAAAAGCTAACATTTTCAGCAGAATTCAAATAACAGattgagaaaataatttggttaAAACCATCCAATACTTTAATTAGGCAACAAGTGAAAAACAGCAAGTAGATAaacacagggatttttttttaaggttaacATTATCAAATGATTGCgctatttctttctatttctggTTGAAATTCAGATAAAGGTAATTATAAAAATAAGCAATGCTACAAGgtttaagttaaaaaaacaaattttaaaataaagtaagtTGACtttataataaaaagaaaaaagaggaaccTAAAAACAGCCtagtccaaaactgcttcctaAGGCAGATTCTCCCCTATAGGTACCATACACCAGAAGGTGCAGGGGCACAGgaaattttttgtgttttctttcatatCAAACAAAAGCTATCACAGCCTTGAAAGGGAATTAGGAAGAGCCAAACTCACAGTGATTTATAATGTTCCTGCTACTTTATCCACAGCAAAGTCTGCTGATTTCCCAGGTCAGCTTCTGCATTTTGTGGAGCTCATTAAGATCACTAACACCTGATCTAAATGCTCCCACTTACAGCTGGAAACATCCCACATCTGTCTTGTGCAAATGTAAATGCGTGCACAAGTTACAAGGAAGTGGAAAACCAGGTCAGATACTCTGAACAGAGCTCTCAGTGTTTCTGATGGCATTTTTTGAGACATGGGCTCAGTTATTTGCTTCCATCTGTCCTTATAGCTACTCAAATTTGGCCTCTTCAGGTCTATTTAGAATACGAGAACTACTACAtcacaaaacagaaacacaaaagcaTATAACCAGTGTGGGTAAAGGGTCCAagattacaaaaataaaaaaatcacgATTCAGACACAAAGCCTGAAATCTCTGAAGCTTAAATCTAAATAGTACTAGGTTATTTCCTAAAATTAAATATACTTTTAACCTATTACAAGTCTAAAACAAGAACTCAGACAGCAGAAACCTCATAGTTTTCAGAGACATTCAATTGGGGATGAAAACAGCTGTGACTTATGCCAAAAActacttttgttttctgatCCATGATAGACAAAATGATCCTACTTTGAGCCAACCAACCAGAGAAGTTACAAGTTCACCTCAGCTTACTTCCTTCATGAAAGCCTAAAGAAGCCAATCTCAAATTATGATAGGACAGATAAAAGTATTTTAACTCAAAGGTGCATATAACTTCTATTTCATGAAGTTACTTTTACCTAACTGTTcataaggaaaataatttttccttaagcaattttttttctttaagcagATACAACGGTATTTTAACATCAGATAGAAAACATAAGGACAAATAAACCCTTGCTCCAATAGACATTTGGATGTTAAATACTCTGTTTTCCCTCACAGTGCCAATTTTACCTGTTCTCATGGGTGCTGGCAGCTCACAGTGAATCACATCATGGGAAGCAGCACAAAGAACAGGACTCCTATCTGGGGTGGCTCTTAGTCCCCATGTGGTTTCATTTACCCAAATTTGGGGCTACAAGCTGGGAAAAGGACATGATTGACCAAGCCTTATAAATGCCCTAGAAAGCAGGAATTGGGTGATTTTCATGATTACTCTTGAATTGCCTTTGCATGTGATCAATAAGGGTGTGGTGCTGACAGTCCCAGATCAATCAGGGCATGATGACCATGTGCAGTGCTAAGAGAATGTGCAGCTTCATGTAACAATAGGATCTTTATTGATTTACTTTTTTAATCACTTCTGCAGCAATTATAGGTGGTCAGTCTATTTACTTGACATGTTTTCTAGTGAATTCTAGTCTAATTACCTGGCATTCAATTGGCTTATTCTTACCCAAGGTAATAAAACTGCATAAAGCCTGATGAAAAACCTCTATTATTTGCATTAACGTATGTAGAGCTTTATATATACTGAAGCTCCTAGAAACTGGACACATAAAATAACTGCTATTTCAAAATCCAGCCCTTCTGGCAGTACTTCTGTCTGCCAGTAAGGactttgtgttttttttaaacaaatcttCTTTAAATACTGAGAATGTGGCAGTCACACCTTGGAGAGAGGTTTa encodes:
- the SLC15A5 gene encoding solute carrier family 15 member 5 — translated: MPAADTQEKGFVNHMADMEQRAGKEPEGEKKLHEAVCVLLVELCERFTFFGIVCNMILFCTARLGYPSHQAAMVNMCFVGTSTLTPVLVGWLAEYLVGRTKLVCICMLLHFLGTALLPVVSFPFEDVHIDRRHVLLTLPKREQKIVFYFALLTASLGIGGIRAIVCPLSAYSLEDCGPKELLSFFNWFHWLVNLNSAVVFVSISYIQQSVARNLGFLIPFVSGLMAMITIHMVRGEMIYKPKAGSSLLTAFGVIFSALKTRCVRQRYLGTAVPSWLDHAKEHHGGHYSETQVEGTKSLARLFPLFTFQILYRTCVMQIPSGYYLQTMNSNLHFGGFVLPVAAMNVISIVPLLILVPILECINSWLFSSKDTGHSPTIYIVVGQLSAALSVVAAGFCEMHRKRFPQVEQTLSEELLLVSSMPCFHLAPQYILLGVAEALVTPSCSLLSFWLAPERMRGISMHFLALFNGAGCFVGALIVQTAHAGTQGSWFPHSLHEGKLERFFFFLASLMMVNTLGFWAVAHRYNNLHEDCTNGFRGGFPGEKLLKHAKAVRHYNSVLESSPILSPVEKT